The proteins below come from a single Juglans regia cultivar Chandler chromosome 12, Walnut 2.0, whole genome shotgun sequence genomic window:
- the LOC108980748 gene encoding phosphoenolpyruvate carboxylase kinase 1-like has protein sequence MTEALNRHYQLCEEIGRGRFGVVSRCISPETGSHYAVKSIDKRLTTGDLLDSQSLIAEPKVLHLLSQHPHVINLHNHYEDDFHLHLVLDLCSPEDLYSRIVSRRFIPEPESAILMSQLVQAIAHCHSLGVAHRDIKPENVLFEVCNGRLKIADFGSAETFKDGELMSGVVGSPYYVAPEVLSGADYCEKVDVWSAGVVLYVMLAGFPPFYGDSAVEIFDSVRRANLRFPTMFFQSVSPSAKDLIRRMLCKDVSRRLSAEQVLRHPWIISAGGGSG, from the exons ATGACTGAGGCTCTCAACCGTCACTACCAGCTTTGTGAGGAGATCGGCCGGGGGCGCTTCGGCGTCGTTTCCCGTTGCATCTCGCCGGAAACTGGTTCCCACTACGCCGTCAAGTCGATCGACAAGCGGCTCACCACCGGTGACTTGCTCGACTCCCAGTCCCTCATCGCCGAGCCCAAGGTCCTCCACCTCCTTTCCCAACACCCGCACGTCATCAACCTCCACAACCACTACGAGGACGACTTCCATCTCCACCTGGTCCTCGACCTCTGCTCACCCGAAGATCTCTACAGCCGCATCGTCAGCCGCCGTTTCATTCCCGAGCCCGAGTCTGCCATCCTCATGTCCCAGCTCGTCCAGGCCATTGCCCACTGTCACAGCCTTGGCGTGGCCCACCGCGACATCAAGCCCGAAAATGTCCTCTTCGAAGTATGCAACGGTCGCCTCAAAATCGCCGACTTCGGGTCCGCGGAGACTTTCAAGGACGGCGAGCTCATGAGTGGGGTTGTTGGCTCGCCCTACTACGTGGCCCCCGAGGTCTTGTCCGGGGCGGATTATTGTGAGAAGGTCGACGTCTGGAGCGCCGGCGTCGTCTTGTACGTAATGCTAGCGGGGTTCCCTCCGTTTTATGGTGACTCCGCGGTGGAGATCTTCGACTCCGTGCGGAGGGCCAATCTCAGGTTTCCAACTATGTTTTTCCAGTCAGTGTCTCCGTCGGCAAAGGACTTGATCAGAAGGATGCTCTGCAAGGACGTTTCTAGAAGATTATCGGCGGAGCAAGTTCTGA GACACCCATGGATAATCAGTGCAGGTGGAGGGAGTGGTTGA
- the LOC108981497 gene encoding cryptochrome-1-like, translated as MGGSIKTVVWFRRDLRIEDNPALAAAAKDGSIFPVYIWCPKEEGQFYPGRVSRWWLKQSLVHLKQSLKSLGAELMLIKTDSILASLLECIEAVGATKVVFSHLYDPVSLVRDNNIKEKLMELGISVQSYNGDLLYEPWEVLDESGQAFTTFEAYWNKCLHFQMQPVLLLPPWKLVPAAGTVTNFSIEELGLEDESEKSSNALLGRVWFPGWSNAEKALTEFVELHLLDYSKNRLKVGGHSTSLLSPYLHYGELSVRKVFQYVRRKHVLWTKEGNSLGEDSVALFLKAIGLREYSRYLCFNFPFTHEKSILSNLKFFPWHADQTYFKAWRQGRTGYPLVDAGMRELWATGWIHNRERVIVSSFAVKVLLLPWKWGMKYFWDTLLDADLESDILGWQYVSGSLPDGHELERLDSPEVQGSKFDPEGEYVRHWLPELARMPTEWIHHPWDAPFSVLKASGVEMGLNYPKPIIELDLARERLTEAIFKMWETEAAARASNTNCTNEVVVDNSDQAQGTENLAISATALKINAPRPNISSDDQKVPKIQNSENHPLNRKRSQHMVEEKPQGDNLPKLKNGAETSRRDEDICSTAESSQVKKQTTSRDSFCVPQLCFSSECKSLPEHESSVSLEQPLQEQIDMEQGSRKDSN; from the exons ATGGGGGGTAGCATCAAGACCGTTGTTTGGTTTAGGAGGGACCTCAGAATAGAGGACAATCCTGCCTTAGCTGCAGCTGCTAAGGATGGTTCTATTTTTCCTGTCTATATATGGTGCCCTAAAGAGGAAGGACAGTTTTATCCAGGTCGAGTTTCAAGGTGGTGGCTGAAGCAGTCTCTAGTCCACTTAAAACAGTCCCTGAAGTCCCTTGGGGCGGAACTTATGCTGATAAAAACCGACAGTATTCTTGCCAGTCTCTTGGAGTGCATTGAAGCTGTCGGCGCAACAAAAGTAGTATTCAGCCATCTTTATG ATCCTGTGTCACTTGTTCGAGATAACAACATCAAAGAAAAACTAATGGAGCTAGGCATTTCTGTGCAAAGCTATAATGGAGACTTGTTGTATGAGCCGTGGGAAGTACTTGATGAAAGTGGACAAGCTTTTACAACCTTTGAGGCATATTGGAACAAGTGCTTGCACTTCCAAATGCAACCCGTTTTACTTCTTCCTCCATGGAAATTAGTACCAGCTGCAG GAACtgttacaaatttttcaatagAGGAATTGGGTCTTGAAGACGAATCAGAAAAATCTAGCAATGCCTTGCTAGGAAGAGTATGGTTTCCGGGATGGAGTAATGCTGAAAAGGCTCTGACTGAATTTGTTGAGCTGCATCTGCTCGACTATTCTAAGAATAGGCTAAAGGTTGGGGGACACTCGACATCACTTTTATCCCCATATCTTCATTATGGAGAACTAAGCGTACGGAAAGTTTTCCAATATGTGCGGAGGAAACATGTATTGTGGACAAAAGAAGGGAACTCTTTGGGGGAAGATAGTGTGGCTCTTTTCCTCAAGGCCATCGGACTTAGAGAATACTCCCGTTATCTTTGTTTTAACTTTCCCTTCACTCATGAGAAATCAATACTGAGCAACTTAAAATTTTTCCCTTGGCATGCTGACCAAACCTATTTTAAGGCTTGGAGACAGGGTAGGACTGGCTACCCATTAGTTGATGCAGGAATGAGAGAACTTTGGGCAACTGGGTGGATACACAATCGAGAAAGAGTGATTGTTTCAAGCTTTGCAGTGAAAGTTCTACTTCTTCCATGGAAATGGGGGATGAAGTATTTCTGGGACACACTCTTGGATGCAGACTTAGAAAGTGATATCCTTGGTTGGCAGTATGTCTCAGGTAGCTTACCAGATGGCCATGAACTTGAGCGACTGGACAGTCCAGAG GTTCAAGGCTCAAAATTTGATCCAGAGGGTGAATATGTGAGACATTGGCTGCCCGAGCTAGCACGGATGCCAACTGAGTGGATTCATCATCCTTGGGATGCACCCTTTTCTGTACTGAAAGCCTCAGGAGTAGAGATGGGACTGAACTACCCAAAACCAATAATTGAGTTAGATTTAGCTAGAGAACGTTTGACTGAAGCTATATTCAAGATGTGGGAAACAGAAGCAGCTGCTAGGGCCTCCAACACTAATTGCACAAATGAAGTTGTAGTTGATAATTCTGATCAGGCCCAGGGTACTGAAAATTTGGCCATTTCAGCAACTGCCTTGAAGATAAATGCTCCACGTCCTAACATTTCATCAGACGACCAGAAGGTGCCAAAAATTCAGAATTCTGAGAATCATCCACTCAATAGGAAGAGATCACAGCATATGGTAGAGGAAAAGCCACAAGGAGATAATTTACCTAAGCTTAAAAATGGAGCTGAGACCTCAAGAAGAGATGAGGATATATGCTCTACAGCTGAATCCTCGCAGGTTAAGAAGCAGACCACAAGCAGAGACTCGTTTTGTGTTCCTCAGTTGTGTTTTTCGTCAGAATGCAAGTCTTTACCAGAGCACGAATCTTCTGTCAGCTTGGAGCAGCCGTTGCAAGAACAGATTGACATGGAACAGGGTTCAAGAAAAGATAGTAACTAA
- the LOC108981513 gene encoding low affinity inorganic phosphate transporter 1-like — MAKELQVLNALDVAKTQWYHFTAIVIAGMGFFTDAYDLFCISLVTKLLGRLYYYEEGSPNPGSLPSNVSAAVNSVALCGTLAGQLFFGWLGDKMGRKRVYGMTLMLMVICSIACGLSFGKNPEAVMATLCFFRFWLGFGIGGDYPLSATIMSEYANKKTRGAFIAAVFAMQGFGILAGGMAAIIVSAAFKAKYPAQAYKFDNIGSTPPEADYVWRIIVMFGAIPAALTYYWRMKMPETARYTALVAKNAKQAAADMSKVLQVELEAEQEKIDDTERGNDFGLFSAEFVSRHGLHLVGTTTTWFLLDIAFYSQNLFQKDIFTAINWIPKAKEMSALEEVFRIGRAQTLIALCSTVPGYWFTVAFIDKIGRFAIQLMGFFFMTVFMFALALPYHHWTLEANRIGFVVMYALTFFFANFGPNATTFVVPAEIFPARLRSTCHGISAAAGKAGAIVGAFGFLYAEKGFGVRNTLLTLGVVNFLGIVFTFLVPESKGRSLEEMSGEADEEHEASPEVKAAG, encoded by the coding sequence ATGGCTAAGGAACTGCAAGTGCTTAATGCCCTTGATGTTGCTAAAACACAATGGTACCATTTCACAGCAATTGTGATCGCTGGCATGGGCTTTTTCACTGACGCATATGATCTCTTTTGCATCTCTCTGGTGACCAAACTGTTGGGCCGCTTGTACTATTACGAGGAAGGCTCTCCTAATCCTGGCTCTCTGCCTTCAAATGTCTCGGCTGCTGTAAATAGCGTTGCCCTCTGCGGAACCCTTGCAGGGCAACTCTTCTTTGGCTGGCTCGGTGACAAAATGGGCCGCAAACGTGTATATGGCATGACCCTCATGCTCATGGTCATTTGCTCAATTGCCTGTGGCCTTTCCTTTGGAAAAAATCCCGAAGCTGTTATGGCTACACTGTGCTTCTTCAGGTTCTGGCTTGGCTTTGGGATTGGCGGTGACTACCCGCTTTCTGCCACTATCATGTCTGAGTATGCCAACAAGAAGACCCGGGGAGCCTTCATTGCTGCAGTGTTTGCAATGCAAGGTTTTGGAATTCTAGCCGGTGGGATGGCTGCTATTATAGTTTCAGCAGCTTTCAAGGCCAAATACCCTGCCCAGGCTtataaatttgataatattgGCTCCACTCCTCCAGAAGCTGATTATGTCTGGCGAATAATTGTAATGTTTGGAGCAATCCCAGCTGCACTTACATATTACTGGCGCATGAAAATGCCTGAAACTGCTCGTTACACTGCCTTGGTTGCGAAGAATGCCAAACAGGCAGCTGCAGATATGTCCAAAGTTCTGCAGGTTGAATTGGAGGCTGAACAGGAGAAAATTGATGACACAGAACGAGGAAATGATTTTGGTTTGTTCTCTGCAGAGTTTGTTTCCAGACATGGGCTTCATTTGGTTGGAACCACGACTACTTGGTTCTTGTTAGATATTGCCTTCTACAGCCAGAATCTGTTTCAGAAGGATATTTTCACTGCCATTAACTGGATTCCCAAAGCAAAAGAAATGAGTGCTCTAGAGGAGGTTTTCCGAATTGGACGGGCACAAACTCTTATAGCTCTCTGCAGCACTGTGCCAGGGTATTGGTTTACTGTGGCATTCATTGATAAGATCGGGAGGTTTGCTATTCAATTGATGGGATTTTTCTTCATGACTGTGTTTATGTTTGCCTTGGCCCTTCCTTATCATCACTGGACCTTAGAAGCCAACCGAATTGGTTTCGTTGTAATGTACGCCCTCACGTTTTTCTTTGCAAATTTTGGTCCAAATGCCACCACATTCGTTGTGCCAGCAGAGATTTTCCCAGCAAGGCTAAGGTCAACATGTCACGGTATATCAGCTGCAGCGGGAAAGGCTGGGGCAATAGTTGGGGCATTTGGATTTCTGTATGCAGAAAAGGGTTTTGGGGTGAGAAATACGCTTCTTACGCTTGGTGTAGTCAACTTCCTTGGGATTGTCTTTACTTTCTTGGTGCCTGAATCAAAAGGAAGATCATTGGAGGAAATGTCTGGTGAAGCTGATGAAGAACATGAAGCCTCTCCAGAAGTCAAGGCAGCAGGCTAG